CCAGGGGGCGATTTCCAGCAGCTTGTTGGTGTCCTTGATGTGGTAGTCTTCGGTCTCCTTGTAGGCGGCGGACTTGAAGACCTCGGCCACGCAGCGGCCGTGATCGGAGTGGGCCGCGGCCCCGCCGGCGATCATACGGATGAAATTGCGCGCGGCGATGGTGTTGGGGGTGGCCCCGCAGAGCCCCTTGCGGTCGTCGCTGTTCTCGTCATAGTCCTTGGGCAGCGGCAGGCGGCAGGGTCCCATGCCGCAGTTCTTGCAGCAAATCCCCTGGGTGCCGATATTGCAGGGCTTCATGGCCGCGGCGCGGTCAAATACCGTGTCGATGCCCAGCGCCTGGGCCCGTCGAATCATCTCCTGGGAGGCGGTGTCGATGGTGGCGCCCACGGGGTCCGCAAGCTTGTCCTTTTTGGCGGTTTTGAGTTCCTTAGCGGCTTTTACTACTTCTTCTGCCATTTTTCGGTTCCTCCTCAACGTTGAATGAACTGCGGTACTTCGAAAACGACATGTTCAAATGGCGTCAGGCTGCCTTCAGGAAGCGTGGCGTCGGTGAATCCACTGCAGTTTGTCGACGACCTTGTCGATGCTGGGCTTCTGGACTTCGGCGGGGGTCTTCTTGACCTCGCCGGCGGCCTTGGCCGCACCGTGGGCACCGCTTTGGGCCATCCGGGCCTCGCGTTCTTTGGCCCGCTTGGCGCGGATCTCGTCCATTTCGGCCTCGATCTTGGCCTTCTCGGCCGCGGCGGCCTGGGCTTCGGCATCCGCCTTGGCCTTGGCTTCGGCCTCGGCTTTGGCCTTGGCATCCGCTTCGGCCTTGGCCTTGGCCTCGGCTTCGGCTTTGGCCTTGGCTTCCGCATCGGCCTTGGCCTGGGCTTCCGCCGCCGCTTTGGCCTTGGCTTCGGCCTCCGGATCGACCGCGGGTGCCTCCTTTACCGGGGCGGGCTTGGCTTCAGCCGCCGGTGCCGGGGCGGCCTTGGCTGCCGGTGCGGGTTTGGCGGCCGGAGCGGCCGGTGCGGCCTTGGCGGCGGCAGCCGGAGCGGCTTTGGCAGCCGGCGCGCCTTTCTTCTTTTCTTCCGTGATGGTCAGGTCCGGCTCCGGGGCGAGCGCGGCCAGGTCGATATCGACATCATCCAGCCGTTTGGCGACGGGGGCGACCTCAGCGGCGGCGCCGCCGGCCAGGGCCAGATCGATGAAGGAGCGCACCATTCGAGCGGATTCGGGGTGACGCATGATAAGCACATCCGAGCCGGCCAGGAGGTAAGTCACGGCCCCAACGGCCTCCATCATGATGGCCCGTCTTTCAGGGTCCCCCAGGATCGGCGCCTCATCCACGGGCTGTTTGGCCTCCTTGCACTTCCAGACCTCGTTGCCCAGGTTGTTGATGATCGGAAACTGCAGTTTGTCGTCCCCCTGGTTCATGGCCGCCATGCGCAGGCGCTCCATCACCGAGTAGCTGTACTCCATGCCGTAGCCCAGCCCGCCGGTGGTGGGGTCAATAATCACGCGGTTCATCGGGACACCGAGGTTTTCGAGCAGGATGTTGACCTGTTTGGCGAGGTTGACGTCGATCGGGGAGGAGGAGATGATGACGTGGCCGTAGCCCATGGCGGCAGCCCCGATGCCCTTGTGGTTGGCATCTTCCACAGGCCCGATCACCAGGGTGTGATCCTGGCATTCCTCGGCCACTTTCTTGAATACCGCCTCGTCCTTCTTGACGTTGGCGGTGCCCCAGGCGATCAGCGGAACGTTGATCGCGTCGGCGACTTTCTTGACGGTTTGGGCGGCGGCCTCGGGACTGGCGTCGTTGCCGTTGGGGTCGGTGCTTTTCAACTGCAGCACGATCAGGTCGGCGCCGTAGGATTCGATGCATTTCTTGGCCCATGCCACCGGATCTGAAACGACATCCTCGAAGGGTTTGAGCGCGGCTGCGGGCCAATCATCGGGTTTGATGTCCCAGACTTCCATCGCGATTTTGGGCTTGCAGGGCATCTTCCCCTCGAACTGGTAGAAGGGGTAGCATGTTTCCCCACCGACAGTGACCGCCTTGTTGCCACTGCCCAAGGTGATTTCCTTTATGCTCCCGGCATAAGATTCTTTGTAAAATTCGAAGCCCAATGTTACCTCCTTGTGGAAAAAGTTTGTCAGTAAGATCCGTTACCCAACTCCCACACTTGCGGCCGACCGGAAGTCATCCGGGACCTGGACTACTGTCTCGATCCGCCTCCTTTCCAAATTTGGATGTGATTCTGGATACCCCTATCTTTACACCTGCAAGCCTCGGCCCAGAGGTGCAGCTCTTGCTACAAACCCGAGGGGCACTGGCACCCCGCCAGGCTCAGGTTGAAATGACTTACATTGCGACCCCATCCGGACGCTACAATTTACCGAATATTTTGACTTATATTACGGGTATTGGTTTGTCAAGAGAGGAGTGCCCCGAAGGCTCTTTTTTTGAGAAATAACCAATAACCAGTGGCTGCCCGGGGCCCACGGCCCAGGGTCGAGCGGCCGATCCACTTGCGCAGTGGGCCCCAGGGCCGCCCTCAGGGTGCCACGTGGCGGCGCGCCGCCATCCGCTCCTTGACCTTGGGAAACAGATCGATGTCGGTGTGGGGCAGGAAAAGCGCCGCCACGTAGTGATCCATATAGGAGGTGGTCTCCGACAGCTCGAAGTTGGTCATCATCCGGGTGACTGCCGTCACGTCCCGCCGGATGCGGTTGGTAAGCGAGCTCATGCGGGCCCCCAGAAGCGAGCTGTTGCCCACGAAGATCACCTTGTCCAGGTCGATTTCGGGTAAGAGCCCGATGGTCATGGCCTTTTCGAGATCCACGTAGCTGCCGAAGCCGCCGGCCAGAATGATCCGCTCCAGATTTTCGATGCCCAGCCCGACCTCGTCCAGAAGGGTCATGCAGCCGCTGTACATGGCGCCCTTTGCGCGGATCAGGTTGTCGATGTCGATTTCGGTGAGCACGACATCACGGCCGATCTGGGTAACGTCGGCACGGGCGAGCACATACTCCCAGATGCCGTCGGTTTCGCGCACGCGGTCGGTGGGCAGATCACGGTTGAACTTGCCCAGGTTGTCGATCACGCCGGCCTCGAAGAGCGCGGCGACGATGTTGATCAGGCCGGAGCCGCAGATGCCCCGCACCCCGACGTTGCCGACGGTGATGTTCATCGGCTCCAGGGTCAGCGGGTCCAGCGAGAAGTCCTCGATGGCGCCCTTTTCGGCGCGCATCCCGAATTTGATCCCCCCGCCCTCGAAGGCCGGGCCCGCCGAGCAGGCGGCGCAGGCCATCCAGTCCTTGTTGCCGATGACGATCTCGGCGTTGGTGCCGATGTCCATGAAAAGCGTCAGTTCCTCGCGCAGGTACATGCCCGAGCCCATCACCCCGGCCACGATATCCCCGCCGACGTAGCTGGAGATCTGCGGGTAGAAAAGCGCCATGGCGTGGTCGCCGAGGGCCAGCCCCAGGTCCACCGCACGGATCGGGGGGTAGAGGGTGGAGGCCGGCACATACGGCGAACGCCGCAGGTAGCGCGGGCTGATGCCGCAGAAAAGCTGAGTCATGGTGGTGTTGCCGGCCAGGGTGATGTGGGTGATGTTGTCACGGTCGATGGCGGCCTTGCGCACGATCCGGTCGATGATCTGGTTGGTGGTTTTCAGAACGGCCGCTTGGAGCTTGTCCATGCCGTTTTTTTCGAAAAAAACGATCCGGCTGATGACATCCTCGCCGTAGCTGATCTGGCCGTTGAAGTCCCCGTGCTGGGCCAGCACCTCGCCTGTGTCGAGGTCCAGCAGCTGGCCGAAGATGGTGGTGGTGCCGATGTCCACCGCCACGGCATAGGAGTGGCCGGTGGTGTCGCCGGCCTGGATGTTGATAATCCGGTTTTTGCCGTCGGGACGCACCGGCCGGGCGATTGTCGCGGTGACGCGGAAGTTGTCGGCCCGCAGGACATCGGGGATCTTGCGCAGCACCGGCAGGTCCACCTCCAGGCGGTGATCGCCGAAATGGACGTGCAGAAAGCTGATCAGACGGGTGACGTCCGGCAGGTTGTCCTGGGCGGTGGGCTCGGGCAACTCCAGAAAGCGCTTTTCAACCGGCGGCACAAAGAGCCCCTGCTCCTTGAGGTCGTTGAAGTTCATCTGCCGGATGCGCGCGGTGCGCCGCTCGGCCACAGTCCGGTTGAGCACGCTGGCGTCGACGGCCGATTCGATCGGAATGCGTACGACGGCATCGCTGAGAACCCGGGTCTGACAGGCCAGGCGGACGCCGGCGGCGATGTCCGCTTGGCTGAGCTTCTCGCTGATCCCCCCTTCGACCTCGCCGCTTTCGATGACAACGCGGCATTTGCCGCAGACCCCCTCCCCGCCGCAGGAGGCGTTGATATGCACCCCGGCCGCCATCGCGGCCCGGATCAGCGGCTCCCCCGCGTTCAGGGTGGCCTTGAGGTTGTGGGGCAGGAATGTGACGCTAAAGCTGCTCATTTCAGCTCCTAAGGTGTTTGAGAAAGATGGTGAAGGAACGGCGGCCCCGGAGGGTGCGCGGGTGGCCGTCGGCATTCGCCTTCAGCCGCCGGCCTTGCCCGCGCTGAGCGGGGCGTCGAACCTGCAGCTGAGGGCCAGCATGTCGCCGTCGAAAACCGTTTTGACCTTGTAGGGCAGATAGCTGAACAGCCGGATCATCCCCTGGTTCTGAGGTGAGGTGTAGGCCACCAGCCCGGAGATGCCGTTTTCGCGCGCCGCCTCTGCCAGCTTGCGGATCAGAACCCGCCCCAGCCCCTTGCCCTGGTACTCGCGGCTGACCGAAAAGGCCACCTCGGCCAGGTTGGCGGCCGGGTCCAGCAGGTACTCCCCCACGGCGACGACCTTGCCGAAGCCAAATTCCCCCACCAGGGCCAGGATGGTCAGGTCGTTGACGTAGTCGATGGCGTACATTGTCTCCACGTCGCCCCGCAGGAAGCTGGTTTTCTCATGAAAGAAGCGCGAGATGATATCGGCCTTGTCGAGATTGTAGAAATGCTCCTGGATCCGGCGCTCGTCCACCGGTTTGGACGGCCGGATGGTGATCTCTTCGCCGTCGACCTCGATGATTTCCTCCAGCTTGACGGGGTAAACGCCGTGGACCGACTCCTTCAGGGTGCGCTCGGCCCCCAGCAGCCCCATCTCTTTGGCCCGGCTGAGAAGCTCCTCGCGAAAATCGGGATGCGCGATGCTGATCATTGCCATGGCACGCTCCTGCAAGCTCTTGCCGAAGAGGTTGACCGCCCCGTATTCGGTCACCACGTAATGCACGTCGCCGCGCGGAACCACCACCGCGGTGTCGCCCAGGATCGGCACGATCCGGCTTTTGGTCCCCTGCTCGGCGGTGGCGGGCAGCATCAGGATGGCCTTGCCGCCTTCGGACTGCGCCGCCCCGCGCATGAAGTCCACCATTCCGGTGACCCCCGAAAAGTGGTTGTGGGGCAAGGCGTCGGCGGCCACCTGGCCGGTGAGGTCCATGGCCATGGCGACATTCATGGAAACCATTTTGTTGTGCCGGGAAATGATGCTGGGGTCGTTGACGTAGTCGGAGGGATAGAACTCGATGGAGGGGTTGTCATCCAGAAATTCATACAGGTTCTGGGTGCCGATGGCGCTGCTGGCCACCAGCTTGCCCTCGTTGAAGCCCTTCTTGCGGTTGGTGACGACCCCTTCGGAGACCAGCCGCATCAGCCCGTCGGTGATGTACTGGGTATGGACCCCCAGATCGTTTTTGTTCGAAAGAGCCAGCAGGGTGGCCTGGGGGGTGGCCCCCAGGCTGATTTCAATGGTGGAGCCGTCCTCGATCAGGCGGGCGATCAGCCGCCCGATGGTGTTGGCCGATTCCATGTCGGGCATGCGCCCGACGGTCAGAACGTCCTCTTCGTGCTCCACGATGACGTCGACGTCGTTGACGTGAATGAAGCTGCGCCCCAGGATGCGGGGCATGCGGCTGTTGACCTGGGCGATCACCAGATCGGCCGAGAGGGCCGCGGCCAGGGTGATGTCCACCGAAACCCCCAGACTCATCCAGCCGAAATCGTCCGGTGCGCTGACCTGGATCAGCGCCACGTGGATGGGCAGCCGGCGGCTCTTGAAGAGCCGCGGGACCGCCGAGAGGTTGATGGGCGTAATGAAGCGCTTGTTCTGGGCGATATGCTTGGGGCTGCCTGAGCCCAGGTAAAAGGATCGGATATTGAGGTTCTGGCACTGGGTCT
Above is a window of Desulfobacteraceae bacterium DNA encoding:
- a CDS encoding acetyl-CoA decarbonylase/synthase complex subunit delta, coding for MGFEFYKESYAGSIKEITLGSGNKAVTVGGETCYPFYQFEGKMPCKPKIAMEVWDIKPDDWPAAALKPFEDVVSDPVAWAKKCIESYGADLIVLQLKSTDPNGNDASPEAAAQTVKKVADAINVPLIAWGTANVKKDEAVFKKVAEECQDHTLVIGPVEDANHKGIGAAAMGYGHVIISSSPIDVNLAKQVNILLENLGVPMNRVIIDPTTGGLGYGMEYSYSVMERLRMAAMNQGDDKLQFPIINNLGNEVWKCKEAKQPVDEAPILGDPERRAIMMEAVGAVTYLLAGSDVLIMRHPESARMVRSFIDLALAGGAAAEVAPVAKRLDDVDIDLAALAPEPDLTITEEKKKGAPAAKAAPAAAAKAAPAAPAAKPAPAAKAAPAPAAEAKPAPVKEAPAVDPEAEAKAKAAAEAQAKADAEAKAKAEAEAKAKAEADAKAKAEAEAKAKADAEAQAAAAEKAKIEAEMDEIRAKRAKEREARMAQSGAHGAAKAAGEVKKTPAEVQKPSIDKVVDKLQWIHRRHAS
- a CDS encoding ASKHA domain-containing protein — translated: MSSFSVTFLPHNLKATLNAGEPLIRAAMAAGVHINASCGGEGVCGKCRVVIESGEVEGGISEKLSQADIAAGVRLACQTRVLSDAVVRIPIESAVDASVLNRTVAERRTARIRQMNFNDLKEQGLFVPPVEKRFLELPEPTAQDNLPDVTRLISFLHVHFGDHRLEVDLPVLRKIPDVLRADNFRVTATIARPVRPDGKNRIINIQAGDTTGHSYAVAVDIGTTTIFGQLLDLDTGEVLAQHGDFNGQISYGEDVISRIVFFEKNGMDKLQAAVLKTTNQIIDRIVRKAAIDRDNITHITLAGNTTMTQLFCGISPRYLRRSPYVPASTLYPPIRAVDLGLALGDHAMALFYPQISSYVGGDIVAGVMGSGMYLREELTLFMDIGTNAEIVIGNKDWMACAACSAGPAFEGGGIKFGMRAEKGAIEDFSLDPLTLEPMNITVGNVGVRGICGSGLINIVAALFEAGVIDNLGKFNRDLPTDRVRETDGIWEYVLARADVTQIGRDVVLTEIDIDNLIRAKGAMYSGCMTLLDEVGLGIENLERIILAGGFGSYVDLEKAMTIGLLPEIDLDKVIFVGNSSLLGARMSSLTNRIRRDVTAVTRMMTNFELSETTSYMDHYVAALFLPHTDIDLFPKVKERMAARRHVAP
- a CDS encoding GNAT family N-acetyltransferase, encoding MATSGYWADSYVEKKRSATEAISLIRPGRRVFIGSSCGEPQCLVRALSAVSSRLTDLEIIRLLTLETTPLTLIADKTQCQNLNIRSFYLGSGSPKHIAQNKRFITPINLSAVPRLFKSRRLPIHVALIQVSAPDDFGWMSLGVSVDITLAAALSADLVIAQVNSRMPRILGRSFIHVNDVDVIVEHEEDVLTVGRMPDMESANTIGRLIARLIEDGSTIEISLGATPQATLLALSNKNDLGVHTQYITDGLMRLVSEGVVTNRKKGFNEGKLVASSAIGTQNLYEFLDDNPSIEFYPSDYVNDPSIISRHNKMVSMNVAMAMDLTGQVAADALPHNHFSGVTGMVDFMRGAAQSEGGKAILMLPATAEQGTKSRIVPILGDTAVVVPRGDVHYVVTEYGAVNLFGKSLQERAMAMISIAHPDFREELLSRAKEMGLLGAERTLKESVHGVYPVKLEEIIEVDGEEITIRPSKPVDERRIQEHFYNLDKADIISRFFHEKTSFLRGDVETMYAIDYVNDLTILALVGEFGFGKVVAVGEYLLDPAANLAEVAFSVSREYQGKGLGRVLIRKLAEAARENGISGLVAYTSPQNQGMIRLFSYLPYKVKTVFDGDMLALSCRFDAPLSAGKAGG